The following are encoded together in the Falsiruegeria litorea R37 genome:
- a CDS encoding isopropylmalate isomerase produces the protein MTPVYASCIYLQDRARLRERFFGAARTVLARL, from the coding sequence ATGACACCCGTTTATGCCTCATGCATCTATCTGCAAGACCGCGCCCGCCTGCGCGAGCGGTTCTTTGGGGCTGCCCGCACGGTTCTGGCCCGCCTATAA
- a CDS encoding LysR family transcriptional regulator, with product MDDTLTSTDWTLIQSFVAVAEHGSLSGAARALGRSQPTLGRQIQALETSLGVSLFDRHARGLSLSDTGSRLLPLAQQMHEAMQALTLTAAGQSKDLSGTVRLTASVFMSHHVLPDILARIRQTEPQIQLELVPTDATENLLYREADIAIRMYRPRQLDIMAQRVGSIELGAYAAHSYLDRKGHPEKIEDLFDHDIVGYDANDLIIQTMQEMGYSVSRSQFPVRCDNQSAYWQLVRAGCGIGFCQTSVADADTTVAKLDLDLNIPPLEVWLAAPQAMHQTPRIRRVWDLLVTELLAVQDGKSPV from the coding sequence ATGGACGATACACTCACCTCAACCGACTGGACCCTGATCCAAAGCTTCGTCGCCGTTGCCGAACACGGCTCTCTCTCTGGTGCGGCCCGCGCATTGGGCCGCAGCCAACCCACTTTGGGGCGGCAAATTCAGGCGCTTGAGACGTCGCTTGGCGTATCCCTCTTCGACCGCCACGCCCGCGGGCTGAGCTTGAGCGACACCGGCAGCCGCCTGCTCCCACTGGCGCAACAGATGCACGAGGCCATGCAGGCGTTGACCCTGACGGCAGCCGGACAGTCCAAGGACTTGAGCGGCACAGTGCGCCTGACCGCCTCTGTCTTCATGTCCCATCATGTGTTGCCTGACATACTGGCCAGGATCCGGCAAACGGAACCGCAGATCCAACTGGAACTGGTCCCAACAGATGCCACCGAAAACCTGCTCTACCGCGAGGCCGACATTGCCATCCGCATGTACCGCCCCAGGCAGCTCGACATCATGGCGCAACGCGTAGGCAGCATCGAACTCGGCGCCTATGCCGCGCACAGCTATCTTGACCGCAAAGGGCACCCAGAAAAGATCGAGGATTTGTTTGACCACGACATTGTTGGCTATGACGCCAACGATCTGATCATCCAGACAATGCAAGAAATGGGTTATTCGGTGAGCCGCTCGCAATTCCCGGTGCGCTGCGACAACCAAAGCGCCTATTGGCAGCTGGTGCGCGCGGGCTGTGGCATCGGGTTCTGCCAGACATCCGTGGCCGACGCAGACACGACAGTTGCAAAGCTTGACCTGGACCTGAACATTCCCCCGCTCGAGGTCTGGCTTGCCGCGCCCCAAGCGATGCACCAGACCCCGCGCATTCGCAGGGTCTGGGATTTGTTGGTGACAGAGCTATTGGCCGTTCAGGACGGCAAGTCCCCGGTGTAA
- a CDS encoding DUF599 domain-containing protein, producing the protein MTWIDRALLFSPLDYVAVTCLIAGWLWIGWRIENPTPSKPSVSALMDAFRRDWMTQMVTRQPRVFDAQLVGNMRQSTSFFASTSMIAIGGALALFGNTESLAGVAEDLAIGSAPAMVWEIKILIALLLLSNAFLKFVWSHRLFGYCAVLMAAVPNDPDDVHAHPRAAQAADISITAARSFNKALRTIYFALASTAWMLGPVALLLATAATLAILYRREFASHSRGVLLKLPPNTQT; encoded by the coding sequence ATGACCTGGATTGACCGCGCCCTGTTGTTTTCGCCGCTGGATTATGTGGCCGTGACCTGCCTGATTGCCGGATGGCTTTGGATTGGGTGGCGGATCGAAAACCCAACCCCGAGCAAACCTTCGGTCTCGGCGTTGATGGACGCGTTTCGGCGCGACTGGATGACGCAAATGGTGACACGGCAGCCGCGCGTTTTCGACGCGCAACTGGTGGGCAACATGCGTCAAAGCACATCCTTCTTTGCCTCAACCTCGATGATCGCGATCGGTGGTGCGCTCGCGCTGTTTGGCAATACCGAAAGCCTGGCAGGCGTTGCCGAAGATCTGGCCATTGGCAGTGCTCCCGCCATGGTGTGGGAGATCAAGATCCTGATTGCGCTGCTTCTTTTGTCCAACGCCTTCCTTAAATTTGTCTGGTCTCACCGTCTGTTTGGCTATTGCGCGGTGTTGATGGCGGCCGTTCCAAACGACCCCGACGATGTCCACGCCCATCCCCGGGCAGCCCAAGCCGCCGATATTTCGATCACGGCCGCGCGCAGCTTCAACAAGGCGCTCCGCACGATCTATTTCGCGCTGGCCTCTACCGCCTGGATGCTGGGGCCTGTGGCGCTGCTTTTGGCCACTGCCGCGACGCTTGCCATTCTCTATCGACGCGAGTTCGCCTCGCATTCGCGCGGGGTTCTGCTCAAGCTGCCCCCAAACACACAGACGTGA
- the leuC gene encoding 3-isopropylmalate dehydratase large subunit produces the protein MSPKTLYDKIWDAHVAHEAEDGTTLLYIDRHLVHEVTSPQAFEGLRMTGRKVRAPEKTIAVPDHNVPTTAGREDPSQMTEESRIQVQALDTNAKEFGIHYYPMNDVRQGIVHIVGPEQGWTLPGMTVVCGDSHTATHGAFGALAHGIGTSEVEHVLATQTLIQKKSKNMKVEITGKLKPGVTAKDITLAVIGETGTGGGTGYVIEYCGEAIRDLSMEGRMTVCNMAIEGGARAGLIAPDQTTYDYVQGRPHAPKGAQWEAALDWWKTLFTDEGAHFDKVVTLKGEDIQPVVTWGTSPEDVLPITGVVPSPEDFEGGKVEAARRSIEYMGLTPGQKLTDIEIDTVFIGSCTNGRIEDFRAVAEVVKGKKIKDGMRAMIVPGSGLVRAQAEEEGLADIFREAGFEWRLAGCSMCLAMNPDQLSEGERCAATSNRNFEGRQGYKGRTHLVSPAMAAAAALTGRLTDVRELV, from the coding sequence ATGTCCCCCAAGACACTCTATGACAAAATCTGGGATGCGCATGTCGCGCATGAGGCCGAAGACGGCACAACCCTTCTGTATATCGACCGCCACCTGGTGCACGAAGTGACCAGCCCGCAGGCGTTCGAGGGTCTGCGCATGACCGGCCGCAAGGTACGCGCACCGGAAAAGACCATTGCCGTTCCGGACCACAACGTGCCGACCACAGCAGGCCGCGAAGATCCGAGCCAGATGACCGAGGAAAGCCGCATCCAGGTCCAGGCGCTTGACACCAATGCCAAGGAATTCGGCATCCACTATTACCCGATGAACGACGTCCGTCAGGGCATCGTGCACATCGTCGGCCCGGAACAGGGCTGGACCCTGCCCGGCATGACCGTGGTCTGCGGCGACAGCCACACCGCCACCCATGGTGCCTTTGGCGCGCTGGCGCATGGCATCGGCACATCCGAGGTTGAACACGTTCTGGCCACCCAGACGCTGATCCAAAAAAAGTCCAAGAACATGAAGGTGGAAATCACTGGCAAACTGAAGCCGGGCGTGACCGCCAAGGACATCACTCTGGCCGTAATCGGCGAAACCGGCACTGGCGGCGGCACCGGTTACGTCATCGAATATTGCGGCGAAGCGATCCGCGACCTGTCGATGGAAGGCCGCATGACCGTCTGCAACATGGCCATCGAAGGGGGCGCACGCGCCGGCCTGATCGCGCCGGACCAGACCACATACGATTATGTCCAGGGTCGCCCGCACGCTCCCAAAGGCGCTCAGTGGGAAGCCGCGCTTGACTGGTGGAAGACACTCTTCACCGACGAGGGCGCGCATTTCGACAAGGTTGTCACGCTCAAAGGCGAAGACATCCAGCCCGTCGTCACCTGGGGCACCTCGCCCGAAGACGTGCTGCCGATCACCGGCGTTGTCCCCTCGCCCGAGGATTTCGAGGGCGGCAAGGTCGAAGCGGCCCGTCGCTCGATCGAATACATGGGCCTGACACCGGGTCAGAAACTGACCGACATCGAAATCGACACCGTGTTCATCGGCTCGTGCACCAATGGCCGCATCGAAGATTTCCGCGCCGTGGCCGAAGTGGTCAAAGGCAAGAAAATCAAGGACGGCATGCGCGCCATGATCGTTCCGGGGTCTGGCCTTGTCCGCGCCCAAGCCGAAGAAGAAGGCCTAGCCGACATCTTCCGCGAGGCCGGTTTCGAATGGCGTCTGGCAGGTTGCTCGATGTGCCTGGCCATGAACCCCGATCAGCTGTCTGAAGGTGAGCGCTGCGCCGCCACCTCGAACCGCAACTTCGAAGGGCGTCAGGGCTATAAGGGCCGCACCCATCTGGTCAGCCCCGCAATGGCTGCCGCTGCGGCACTTACAGGACGGCTGACAGACGTGCGTGAACTGGTATAA
- the rlmH gene encoding 23S rRNA (pseudouridine(1915)-N(3))-methyltransferase RlmH has protein sequence MRISICVVGRLRAGPEKTLIDDYLTRFDRTGRALGLGPARVIEVEDKKNAGVGAEAALLRKALPKGAVICTLDERGKVLSSPDFAGQLGKWRDAGRQDLALVVGGADGIDPSLRAEADFSISFGKMVWPHMLVRVMLTEQLYRAATILAGGPYHRT, from the coding sequence ATGCGTATCAGCATTTGCGTGGTCGGCCGCTTGCGGGCCGGACCCGAGAAAACCCTCATTGACGATTATCTGACCCGGTTCGACCGGACAGGGCGGGCGCTTGGCCTTGGCCCTGCGCGGGTGATCGAGGTTGAGGATAAGAAAAACGCAGGTGTGGGGGCCGAGGCTGCGTTGCTGCGCAAGGCGCTGCCGAAGGGGGCGGTGATCTGCACACTCGATGAGCGCGGCAAAGTTCTGTCATCGCCCGATTTTGCCGGACAGCTTGGCAAGTGGCGCGATGCCGGGCGGCAGGATCTGGCTCTGGTCGTCGGGGGGGCGGACGGGATCGACCCGTCGCTGCGCGCCGAGGCGGATTTTTCGATCTCGTTCGGCAAGATGGTCTGGCCGCATATGTTGGTGCGGGTGATGCTGACCGAGCAGCTCTATCGTGCCGCGACAATTCTGGCGGGCGGGCCGTATCACCGAACCTAG
- the rsfS gene encoding ribosome silencing factor, with protein sequence MAGSQLTSEKLLERILSSLNDDKAEDVVQIDLRGKTEIGDYMIIASGRSTRQVSSMAEKLTDRIKQEFGFTSKVEGKDAGDWVLIDTGDVVVHIFRPEVREFYQLEKMWLPQGSSASAN encoded by the coding sequence ATGGCCGGGTCCCAACTCACCAGCGAAAAGCTGCTTGAGCGTATCCTTTCTTCTCTTAACGATGACAAGGCCGAAGATGTTGTGCAGATCGACCTGCGCGGCAAGACCGAGATTGGTGATTACATGATCATCGCATCAGGTCGTTCGACGCGTCAGGTGTCGTCGATGGCTGAGAAGCTGACAGACCGCATCAAGCAGGAGTTCGGGTTCACCTCGAAGGTCGAAGGCAAGGATGCCGGCGACTGGGTTCTCATCGACACGGGCGATGTGGTTGTGCACATCTTCCGCCCAGAGGTGCGCGAATTCTACCAGCTGGAAAAGATGTGGCTGCCGCAAGGTAGCAGCGCCTCGGCGAACTGA
- the leuD gene encoding 3-isopropylmalate dehydratase small subunit, producing MEKFEKLHGIAAPMPLVNIDTDMIIPKVFLKSIQRTGFGVNLFDEMRYNRDGTEIADFVLNKPQYRSAEILVAGDNFGCGSSREHAPWAIADFGIKCVISTSFADIFFNNCFKNGILPIVLPQEQVDVLMADAEKGENARMTIDLEAQEITTSDGQVFSFDVDAFKKHCLLEGLDDIGLTMEKASSIDTFEAQAAQARPWV from the coding sequence ATGGAAAAGTTTGAAAAACTTCACGGCATCGCGGCTCCCATGCCCCTCGTCAACATCGACACTGACATGATCATCCCCAAGGTGTTTCTGAAGTCGATCCAGCGCACCGGCTTTGGTGTGAACCTGTTTGACGAGATGCGTTATAACCGCGACGGCACCGAAATCGCCGATTTCGTGCTGAACAAGCCGCAATACCGCAGCGCCGAGATTCTGGTGGCGGGCGACAATTTTGGCTGCGGTTCGTCGCGCGAACACGCGCCTTGGGCGATTGCCGATTTCGGCATCAAATGTGTGATCTCGACCAGCTTTGCCGACATCTTCTTCAACAACTGCTTCAAGAACGGCATCCTGCCCATCGTCCTGCCCCAGGAACAGGTCGACGTTCTGATGGCGGATGCCGAAAAGGGTGAAAACGCGCGTATGACCATCGATCTGGAAGCGCAGGAAATCACCACCTCGGATGGTCAGGTGTTCTCCTTTGACGTGGACGCGTTCAAAAAGCACTGCCTGCTCGAAGGTCTCGATGACATCGGCCTGACCATGGAGAAAGCCAGCTCGATCGACACCTTCGAAGCACAGGCCGCACAAGCCCGTCCCTGGGTTTGA
- a CDS encoding redoxin domain-containing protein produces MLTPGKQVPALTIETLGQGTFDLDKNHGENGTVVIVYRGLHCPICIRQMAEVEAALDDFAAQGIEVVMISTDTKDRAEQTVEKAGTSKLRVGYELSLKAAHEDWGLWISSKRPDSAEADLFAEPGHFYIAPDRTLYFGWQQTTPFARPSTADMLGGIKWALENNYPPRGAYTGDLPS; encoded by the coding sequence ATGCTGACACCGGGAAAACAGGTTCCTGCGCTAACAATTGAAACTTTGGGTCAAGGGACCTTTGATCTGGATAAGAATCACGGGGAAAATGGGACCGTGGTGATCGTGTACCGGGGCCTGCATTGCCCGATCTGCATTCGCCAGATGGCCGAGGTCGAGGCGGCGCTGGATGACTTTGCGGCGCAGGGGATCGAGGTGGTGATGATCAGCACCGACACCAAGGATCGTGCCGAGCAGACGGTTGAAAAGGCGGGTACGTCGAAGCTGCGCGTGGGGTATGAGCTGTCGCTCAAAGCCGCGCATGAGGATTGGGGGCTGTGGATTTCGTCCAAGCGCCCGGATTCGGCCGAGGCAGACCTGTTTGCAGAGCCGGGGCATTTCTACATCGCACCAGACCGGACGCTGTATTTCGGCTGGCAGCAGACGACGCCGTTTGCGCGGCCTTCAACGGCGGACATGCTGGGTGGCATCAAATGGGCGTTGGAAAACAACTATCCGCCGCGTGGCGCTTACACCGGGGACTTGCCGTCCTGA
- a CDS encoding HdeD family acid-resistance protein, translating into MSDWLKMLLLGLLSIVFGVFILGAPVVASIAVTAITGILLLISGGLQVVGGFTVEGMGNKILSILMGAIMLFLGWSFLAHPLQGTISLAMLVLILFMAGGIARVILSFQMRGTAYFWPTLISGILSIVLAGIIWTNAAAEPAWLLNLVGILLGIEMLFNGFGLLFAALFMRGAEKDTGSA; encoded by the coding sequence ATGAGTGACTGGCTGAAAATGCTCCTACTGGGGCTTCTATCCATCGTATTTGGCGTGTTCATCTTGGGCGCGCCGGTCGTGGCCTCGATCGCGGTAACCGCGATCACCGGCATTTTGTTGCTGATCAGCGGCGGTTTGCAGGTGGTTGGCGGCTTCACGGTCGAGGGTATGGGAAACAAGATCCTGTCCATCCTGATGGGCGCGATTATGCTGTTCCTTGGCTGGTCATTCCTGGCTCATCCGCTGCAGGGCACCATCTCGCTCGCGATGCTGGTGCTGATCCTGTTCATGGCAGGCGGTATTGCCCGGGTCATCCTGTCGTTCCAGATGCGCGGCACCGCGTATTTCTGGCCGACACTCATCTCAGGCATTCTGTCCATCGTGCTGGCTGGTATCATCTGGACCAACGCGGCGGCTGAACCTGCATGGTTGCTGAACCTGGTCGGAATCCTTTTGGGGATCGAGATGCTGTTCAACGGCTTTGGCCTGCTCTTTGCCGCGCTCTTCATGCGCGGCGCCGAAAAGGACACCGGATCGGCCTGA
- a CDS encoding FAD-linked oxidase C-terminal domain-containing protein: MEMPTPNAAVLARKARLVERLQRVLPEDAVIHDEAETRAYECDALTAYKCPPMLAVLPASTQEVSGVLRICHEEGVPVVPRGSGTSLAGGALPTADSVILGVARMNDVLETDYANRIIRVQSGRTNLSVTGAVEEEDFFYAPDPSSQLACAIAGNVAMNSGGAHCLKYGVTTNNLLGVTMVMMDGTVVEIGGGHLDAGGLDLLGVICGSEGQLGVVTEATLRILRKPEGARPVLIAFDDNEVAGHCVSDIIKSGILPVAIEFMDTLCIQACENFAKAGYPDCHALLIVEVEGSEAEIDYQLSKIVEIAKRHNPVELRESQSAEESAKIWLGRKSAFGAMGQMNDYMCLDGTIPVSSLPMVLRRIGELSEQYGLPVGNVFHAGDGNMHPLILFDANKPGDLELCEEFGAEILKLCVDAGGCLTGEHGVGVEKRDLMLHQYTAEDLEAQMAVKDVFDPAWLLNPAKVFPLSVTETRREAKIAAE, from the coding sequence ATGGAAATGCCCACACCCAACGCGGCCGTTCTGGCGCGTAAGGCACGGCTGGTTGAGCGGTTGCAGCGTGTGTTGCCCGAAGATGCCGTCATTCATGACGAGGCAGAGACACGCGCCTATGAGTGCGACGCGTTGACAGCCTACAAGTGTCCGCCAATGTTGGCGGTGCTTCCAGCCTCGACCCAAGAGGTGTCGGGCGTCCTGCGCATCTGCCACGAAGAAGGCGTGCCGGTGGTGCCGCGTGGCTCGGGCACGTCGCTGGCCGGTGGGGCGCTGCCGACGGCGGATAGTGTGATCCTGGGCGTGGCGCGGATGAATGACGTTCTGGAAACCGACTATGCCAACCGGATCATCCGGGTGCAGTCAGGACGCACCAACCTGAGCGTCACCGGCGCAGTTGAGGAAGAGGATTTCTTTTACGCCCCCGACCCCTCGTCACAGCTGGCCTGCGCCATTGCCGGGAATGTGGCGATGAACTCGGGCGGGGCGCATTGTCTGAAGTATGGTGTGACCACCAACAATCTGTTGGGCGTGACTATGGTGATGATGGACGGAACCGTGGTCGAAATTGGTGGCGGGCATCTGGACGCTGGCGGTTTGGACCTGCTGGGCGTCATTTGTGGCTCCGAAGGGCAGCTGGGTGTCGTTACCGAGGCCACCTTGCGGATTCTGCGCAAACCCGAAGGCGCACGGCCTGTTCTGATCGCGTTTGACGACAATGAGGTTGCAGGTCATTGCGTCAGCGACATCATCAAGTCAGGCATCCTGCCTGTGGCGATCGAGTTTATGGATACGCTATGCATTCAAGCCTGCGAGAACTTTGCCAAAGCAGGCTATCCCGATTGTCACGCCTTGCTGATTGTCGAGGTCGAGGGCTCTGAGGCCGAGATCGACTATCAGCTGTCTAAGATCGTTGAGATCGCCAAGCGCCACAACCCGGTTGAATTGCGCGAAAGCCAGTCGGCGGAAGAAAGCGCCAAGATCTGGCTGGGGCGCAAATCGGCCTTTGGTGCCATGGGGCAGATGAACGATTACATGTGTCTGGACGGTACAATCCCGGTGTCGTCGCTGCCCATGGTCCTGCGCAGGATTGGTGAGCTGAGCGAACAGTACGGCCTGCCGGTGGGCAACGTGTTCCACGCGGGCGACGGCAACATGCACCCGCTGATCCTGTTTGATGCGAACAAGCCAGGTGATCTGGAACTCTGTGAAGAGTTCGGCGCCGAGATTCTGAAGCTCTGTGTCGATGCGGGTGGCTGTCTGACCGGCGAGCATGGGGTAGGCGTCGAAAAGCGCGATCTGATGCTGCATCAGTACACGGCCGAAGATCTGGAAGCGCAAATGGCGGTGAAGGACGTGTTTGATCCGGCCTGGCTGCTCAACCCGGCGAAGGTGTTCCCCCTGTCGGTGACGGAAACGCGGCGCGAGGCAAAGATCGCGGCCGAGTAA
- the leuB gene encoding 3-isopropylmalate dehydrogenase, protein MSNPSLLILPGDGIGPEVMAEVRKIITWFGDNRGLQFDVSEDLVGGAAYDAHGAPLSDETMAKAQEADAVLLGAVGGPKYDDLDFSLKPERGLLRLRKEMDLYSNLRPAQCFDALADFSSLKKDIVAGLDIMIVRELTSGVYFGEPRGIFEEGNERVGINTQRYTESEIERAARSAFELAMRRGKKVCSMEKANVMESGILWREVVTRVHADYPEVELSHMYADNGAMQLVRAPKQFDVILTDNLFGDILSDCAAMLTGSLGMLPSASLGAPMANGRPKALYEPVHGSAPDIAGEGKANPIACILSFAMALRYSFDNGAEADRLEAAIEKVLADGARTGDLLGEEGVTPLSTSEMGDTIVAALNDSL, encoded by the coding sequence ATGTCCAACCCCTCGCTCCTCATCCTTCCCGGTGATGGAATTGGCCCTGAAGTCATGGCCGAAGTGCGCAAAATCATCACTTGGTTCGGCGACAACCGTGGTCTTCAATTTGACGTGAGCGAGGACCTGGTCGGCGGTGCAGCCTATGACGCGCATGGTGCCCCCCTCTCGGACGAAACGATGGCCAAGGCGCAAGAGGCCGACGCCGTCCTGCTGGGTGCCGTGGGTGGCCCCAAATATGACGATCTGGATTTTTCGCTGAAGCCCGAACGTGGCCTGCTGCGCCTGCGCAAGGAAATGGACCTCTATTCGAACCTGCGCCCGGCGCAGTGCTTTGATGCGCTGGCCGACTTCTCGTCATTGAAAAAGGACATCGTCGCCGGTCTGGACATCATGATCGTGCGCGAGCTGACCTCGGGCGTCTACTTTGGCGAGCCGCGCGGCATCTTTGAAGAAGGCAACGAGCGCGTGGGCATCAACACCCAGCGTTACACCGAGTCCGAAATCGAACGTGCGGCCCGCTCGGCGTTTGAACTGGCGATGCGCCGGGGCAAAAAAGTCTGCTCGATGGAGAAGGCCAATGTAATGGAATCCGGCATCCTGTGGCGCGAAGTTGTGACCCGCGTGCATGCCGATTATCCCGAAGTGGAACTCAGCCACATGTACGCCGACAACGGTGCCATGCAGCTGGTCCGCGCGCCCAAACAGTTCGACGTCATCCTGACCGACAACCTGTTCGGCGACATCCTGTCCGACTGCGCCGCCATGCTTACCGGCTCGCTCGGCATGCTGCCGTCCGCCAGCTTGGGTGCACCCATGGCCAATGGCCGCCCCAAGGCGCTGTACGAACCCGTACACGGCTCGGCACCCGACATCGCGGGCGAAGGCAAGGCGAACCCGATCGCCTGTATCCTCAGCTTTGCCATGGCGTTGCGCTATTCGTTTGATAATGGCGCCGAGGCGGACCGCCTTGAAGCTGCCATCGAAAAAGTTCTAGCCGATGGCGCCCGCACCGGCGACCTGCTGGGCGAAGAGGGCGTGACCCCGCTCTCGACCTCGGAAATGGGCGACACCATCGTCGCTGCTCTGAACGACAGCCTGTAA
- a CDS encoding endonuclease/exonuclease/phosphatase family protein: protein MRWLLLVLALLPSIATAEPLRIASFNTELSRDGPGLLLRDLQKGKDKQIADVVAVIGETSPDILALQGVDWDHDGLTLDALASALADASSPYPHRLALKPNSGMMTDLDLDGDGRLGGPGDAQGYGKFTGQNGMVILSRYPIDHAEVQDFSTLLWKDLPGARLPQRNSAPFPSQAAQDIQRLSSAGHWVVPIETPVGRIHLLTSQAGPPVFDGPEDRNGLRNRDENRFWTLLLDGTLGLAPQNRFVLLGGTNLDPWDSDGYGEVVQGLLDDPRLQDPAPTSDGAAEAPDQGHRSPNATDTVEWEGVGRLRVDYVLPSRDWTVQASGVYWPAKGEPDHETALGASRHRLVWVDLTAKE from the coding sequence ATGAGGTGGCTGCTGCTTGTGCTGGCCCTGTTGCCGAGCATAGCCACAGCCGAGCCCCTGCGTATAGCAAGTTTCAACACAGAACTGTCTCGCGATGGCCCCGGCCTGCTGCTACGCGATCTGCAAAAGGGCAAGGACAAACAGATTGCCGATGTTGTAGCGGTCATAGGCGAAACCTCACCCGATATTCTGGCCCTACAGGGCGTGGATTGGGATCATGACGGGCTGACGCTGGATGCTCTGGCCAGTGCCTTGGCCGACGCCAGCTCCCCCTACCCCCACCGGCTGGCCTTGAAACCCAACAGCGGGATGATGACTGATCTGGATCTGGACGGAGACGGTCGCCTGGGCGGACCGGGGGACGCCCAAGGGTATGGCAAATTCACAGGTCAAAACGGCATGGTCATCCTGTCGCGCTATCCCATTGACCACGCCGAAGTGCAGGATTTCTCGACACTTCTGTGGAAAGACCTCCCTGGCGCGCGTCTGCCCCAACGCAATAGCGCCCCCTTCCCGTCCCAAGCTGCGCAAGACATACAACGCCTGTCCTCTGCCGGGCATTGGGTCGTGCCGATTGAAACCCCTGTGGGTCGCATTCACCTGCTGACATCCCAGGCCGGACCGCCCGTGTTCGACGGGCCTGAGGATCGCAACGGGCTGCGCAACCGGGACGAAAACCGCTTTTGGACGCTGCTTCTGGACGGCACACTTGGCCTTGCCCCGCAAAACCGCTTCGTTCTGCTGGGCGGCACCAATCTGGACCCTTGGGACAGTGACGGCTATGGCGAGGTGGTGCAGGGCCTGCTTGACGACCCGCGCCTGCAAGACCCCGCCCCCACCAGCGACGGGGCGGCAGAGGCACCCGACCAAGGGCACCGCAGCCCCAATGCCACTGACACGGTTGAGTGGGAGGGCGTCGGCAGGTTGCGGGTCGATTACGTCCTGCCGTCCCGCGATTGGACCGTTCAGGCCTCGGGTGTCTATTGGCCGGCCAAAGGCGAGCCAGACCATGAGACAGCTCTAGGTGCCAGCCGCCATCGCTTGGTTTGGGTTGACCTGACCGCCAAGGAGTGA
- a CDS encoding sugar nucleotide-binding protein, whose amino-acid sequence MTRTALILGATGRFGRNAAEQFWTAGWTVKTFDRKRDSLNLAAQGVDVIVNGWNPAYPDWAKQVPRLHAQVIEAARLSNATVFVPGNIYVFGADTPAPWSEATPHQAQNPLGRIRVEMERAYAESGVRTIILRAGDFIDTQASGNWFDMIMAKKLSSGRFVYPGDPNIDHSWVYLPDLCRAAVQLAEMRHDLPRFCDVPFPGYTASGLELAQHLGVLLGRDVAIKRMNWLPIKMLQPVWPMARCLAEMSYLWRTAHSLDGTRFHELLPEFQETPVEQALASAIPASLLGGQVNPNQAMAAGT is encoded by the coding sequence ATGACCAGAACCGCACTTATTCTGGGCGCTACAGGCCGATTTGGCCGCAATGCTGCCGAGCAATTTTGGACCGCCGGGTGGACCGTCAAAACCTTTGATCGCAAACGCGACAGTCTGAACCTGGCTGCTCAAGGTGTCGATGTGATCGTGAATGGCTGGAACCCGGCCTATCCCGATTGGGCCAAGCAGGTACCCCGGCTGCATGCGCAAGTGATCGAGGCGGCGCGACTGAGCAATGCCACCGTGTTTGTTCCGGGCAACATCTATGTCTTTGGCGCCGACACACCCGCGCCTTGGTCTGAGGCCACACCGCACCAGGCGCAGAACCCGCTGGGGCGCATTCGGGTTGAGATGGAGCGCGCCTATGCCGAGTCCGGCGTGCGGACGATCATCTTGCGGGCGGGGGACTTCATCGACACCCAAGCCTCGGGCAATTGGTTCGACATGATCATGGCCAAGAAGCTGTCTAGCGGGCGGTTCGTCTATCCGGGCGATCCCAATATTGATCACAGCTGGGTCTATCTGCCGGACCTGTGTCGCGCCGCGGTGCAACTTGCCGAGATGCGGCATGACCTGCCCCGGTTCTGCGATGTGCCGTTTCCGGGTTACACCGCAAGCGGCTTGGAACTGGCGCAGCATCTGGGCGTCCTCCTGGGTCGTGATGTGGCGATCAAGCGAATGAACTGGTTGCCGATCAAGATGTTGCAGCCGGTCTGGCCGATGGCGCGGTGCTTGGCCGAGATGAGCTATTTGTGGCGCACCGCTCACAGTCTGGATGGGACGCGGTTTCACGAGTTGTTGCCGGAGTTTCAAGAGACGCCGGTGGAGCAAGCATTGGCATCGGCCATTCCGGCTTCACTCCTTGGCGGTCAGGTCAACCCAAACCAAGCGATGGCGGCTGGCACCTAG